The Elusimicrobiota bacterium genome includes the window TTATCATAAACCCAATGAGCTTTCCGGAGGCCAGCAGCAGCGTGTTGCTATAGCCCGATCATTGATAAATAATCCTCTATTAATTCTGGCCGATGAACCTACGGGAAACCTTGATTCAAAATCATCCATTGAAATTATGAATATTTTAAAAGAATTAAATGATTCGGGAATAACGATTATAATGGTTACTCATGAAATAAATATTGCTGATTTTGCCCATCGAATTATCAAAGTGTCCGATGGTGTTATTATCTCAGACCAAAAGAAGCAATCCGTTCACAGAGAACATAAAATTTCAAAACCTGTATCTGAAACTCATAAGACTTTAAAAATTGAAAAGATCAAAGAATATTTTTCGCAAGCAATGAGATCAATGTTTTCAAACAAAATTCGTTCAATTTTATCTATATTGGGTGTTTTAATCGGCGTGGCAAGCCTTATCGCTATGCTTGCATTGGGTAGAGGTGCTCAGGAAGATGTGAAAAAAAATCTTTCTTCTTTAGGGTCTAATCTCCTTTTTATCCGCGCAGGCCCGTCTAGATCGGCAGGAATATCGCTCGGATCAGGCACGGTAACCAGGCTAACTTTGCTGGATGAAATAGCTATTAGAGATAGAATAGCAGGTGTAAATAGAATAGTTTCAACTGTTGGAGGCAGGGGTCAATTAACTTACGGCGGAAAAAACTGGAATACACAGATTTATGGTACCGGATCAGATTATCCTGTTATGCATAATTCATCCCCTAGCGAAGGAAGGTTTTTTACGCCTGATGAAGTAACGAGCCGCGCAAAGGTAGCATTAATAGGCTGGACTGTAAGAAAGAATCTTTTCGGTAATGAGAATCCCATAGGAAAATTTATCAGAGTTATGAAAATAGATTTTCAAGTAATAGGGATTCTCCCGACTAAAGGCTCTTCAGGCTGGAGGGACTATGATGACATGATAGCAATTCCCGTAAATACGGCAATGTATAGAGTTTTAGGCAAAGAATATGTTGATTCAATAGAAGTTCAGGTTATTAAATTAGAAGATATGGATCTGATTTCAGAAAAAATTAAAAATCTTTTAGCTGCTCTTCACAGACTCTCGTTTGACCGAAAAAACGAAATTGAAATAAGAAATATGGCCGATGTTCAGCAGGCGATCACCCAAGCTACCAGGACTTTTACGCTGCTTTTAGGGTCCATAGCT containing:
- a CDS encoding ABC transporter permease, whose translation is MALIELQHISKTYHMGTVDVPALKNISLEISEGEFVAIMGQSGSGKSTLLNLLGLLDKPSSGTYKLSEKEVSKLNDEKLASLRNKYIGFVFQQFNLLPRMNALENVSLPLVYSSHKEKNLKEIEFLIKVGLADRVYHKPNELSGGQQQRVAIARSLINNPLLILADEPTGNLDSKSSIEIMNILKELNDSGITIIMVTHEINIADFAHRIIKVSDGVIISDQKKQSVHREHKISKPVSETHKTLKIEKIKEYFSQAMRSMFSNKIRSILSILGVLIGVASLIAMLALGRGAQEDVKKNLSSLGSNLLFIRAGPSRSAGISLGSGTVTRLTLLDEIAIRDRIAGVNRIVSTVGGRGQLTYGGKNWNTQIYGTGSDYPVMHNSSPSEGRFFTPDEVTSRAKVALIGWTVRKNLFGNENPIGKFIRVMKIDFQVIGILPTKGSSGWRDYDDMIAIPVNTAMYRVLGKEYVDSIEVQVIKLEDMDLISEKIKNLLAALHRLSFDRKNEIEIRNMADVQQAITQATRTFTLLLGSIALISLIVGGIGIMNIMLVSVTERTREIGIRKAVGANNKDIMFQFIIEAIVVCLIGGILGILLGCITAIAMSKFVNWNILISWYSVFLALIFSGVTGIVFGVWPAKKAANLNPIDALRYE